Genomic segment of Drosophila simulans strain w501 chromosome 2R, Prin_Dsim_3.1, whole genome shotgun sequence:
CCGAATCTGATGAATGATCGCTATCGAATGGCGCAAATAATGCGTCTTCATAGAAAATCTGGACAAAGCCCAGAAGGGCTGTTGTTCCGCAGAATATCAATGGCATAGAAAGTGGCGAATCCATGGGGTGTGGGGATATGGGATTTATAATCGAACAAAGGCCGATCAGAAAGCTCAAAGCTCTCCCCCTCTCTCACGcgctctctctcgcactcTCGTGCTCTCCCTCTTTGTTGAAATCAAAAGTGCAATAATTGCAGCAAAATCACTAAAATTCACTACGAAATGCGGAGAGCAAAGCGTGGCGGGCAATAATAACTGTAGCAATATTACAAAATCGCATTGGTTCGAGGCTCGCAAAAGCCAACGGaaaacacacaacaacaatgggaTAATAAGCCCACAACACACCAACCACTACTCCAACAACCACACCAACTACtccaacgacaacaacaagtcGACACGAAAAGTTGTTTcagcgaaacaaaaatataaaacaaaacccgCTCGAACTGAACTTAAAACTGGGAAACAAGCCCATTTTGTGGGCCGAACTAAAAGCGAGACAAAAGTCTTGTGCACAATCGTATGCACGTACATATGGCACATATAGTATAGTGTAgtgtatactatatatactatagtATCCCCAACCCAAGAGCCAAGATCCTGCTCTAGAAATCTCGTTTTACAGGGACAGGAGGCACTGCATATCGCCTCCTTGGCATCTCGCACATCCCATGTGGCATTCCCATTCATTTCCTCTGGCTCCATTCCGCAATTAGCAAGTTCAAAACCAAACTCACATGTGTGGTAATAATTATGCCCCGAAACTTGTCTGCAAATTAGTAGGAGCCACCCAACCACTTTTTGGTATATGAGGTAATAATCAAAGATCTACGATAGCAGAAGACCGAAAGTGCTGACTACTTGGATTTGGAATCCAGCTGGGAAATAAGCTGGGAGGTGCTTCTATATCTATAAGTTCTTCGAACACTCATTCTGCTGACTTAGAAATTTATAGTGAGAATGATTAACTTTCAAACACTTTTTGTTGCTTCCTTTACCACTTTCTAGTTACTCGAATTATGAACCTCACCTAAGTTTGCTCCTGTCTGCTCCAATGGCCAAACAAAGGTGGCGAACCAAACGTATTTTCGAGGAGTTTTCAAGTTTTGTTCAGCACTTTCAGAGGCGGGCACACAGCACTATCTTCTATCTGGCGAGTTGGACTTTTCAAGTTTAAGGATATTGATGATCTGTTTCGAGTGCTGGACTACGCGACGCGGCGAGCGACTGGAAGGTGGGATGCGGCTGGGACTCGGACTCGGGATCGGATTAGATCGGTGGCCGTTACTGGGGCTAGAGCCGGAGCTATCTGTCCAGAATCGGGGCACAGAACACTCGCGATCGCGAATCGCGGAACGTGGCGGAAAGAAAGACGAGCAGCGATTAAGCTGGAGGCGGTCGGCGAGCGACGATTAAATACGGCGTGAAATTTGCTTGGCAGTGAATTTTTTCCTCTCATTCGCTGcgatattttttgattatttttcgtaaacgaaatttatttttcactcaATTTCGCCGcattgcttttattattatgactTGCTTCCCCGCCTTCTGGGGGgaagaacacaaaaaaacataaacaatgaAGAGCGCGGcggcggcgacggcgacgtCGACTGCAGCGGTACGATCTTGGCTGTGGGTGCGAGCGGGATGCCGGACAGCAGATTCACTTTTTTATCAACTTTTTTCACTGGCTTTTTTGCACGATGCTATTACGAAAGCGGGCTGAAGCGGGCGGCGGATGGCAAATTGAGCTTTGTTTTGCTGGGGAATTGCACTTTTGAGCTGCCCTGACGTCACGATCTTGCCGATGCACTTATATACCTGATATACAtgatacatatatgcatgtatatgtatatcttcTGACAGCAGACAGTCACTTGGGAATTTTTGGGAATTTAATTCAGCGACCGTTTCTCGAAttcgaatcgaaatcaaagTCCAAAAGAGTCGGTGGCTAAGTCTTTGACGGTTTTTTGTGGCCGTCTACGGAAACAGGTCGGCGCACACTAAAGTTAACGATCGCTCGGAACGCTCCACGGAGTCCAAAACCGATCCAAAGCTGGCTGCCCGAGCGAGAGGGCACCATCGGCGGTTCGAGAGCGGAGCTTTGGGCCAAAACTTATAGCTGCTAGACGATCTGCTGGCCATATCATaaccaaaagccaaagcctTGAAAGCTCTGCGACCAACGAAAGCGAAACATAAAACACTTGCACTTTTCGTTCCATAGTTCGAGCTTCGCTTTGAGCCAGCTTTCGAgtggcttttggccataaactaAAACTCCGACTCGCACTCATTCGCCGTTGAATGACTCTTTGAGTGGAATGAAAGCCGACTGATTAATGTTGTAAAGACTCGCTTTAATTAATCTTCAGCCGGGCATCTTCGCATTCAAAATGTTACGGGCACTCCGAAGCACTCGACGTTGTTTAATTGGCGAGTCgaatgttaaattaattagcaagGAAGGTGTCATTTGGGCATTGACATCGCTGACACTTTGTACAGGAAACTAAAGTTCTGATAGAACCATTCGTGATCCGAGCATAACGGTTGAGATATGGCAGTGATAAGTCGTTCCAAAAACTCATTAGCTGCATGAGCcatttttcaaatgatttgACATGATGTTTGATACCATGATAAGATTCTTTGATAACAAAGGGTACTGTGTGTATTTCAATGACCAACTGAACTTCGAAGGCTTAGGCTGGAAATTCTACCCGATTAAATGATTAACCTACTTTGGCATTCTAATCCGAAATTCCAATCGAGGCGGCACTTCGCTCATTCAAAGCCAAGacaaaggaaacaaaaaccatttttcaaaagtgttaGAAAAAATCGTTTCATTCACACCAAGTTCAATGGCAGTATTCgcattgataaaaaaaaacccatttgACTCCCACCTGAGCACACATACAAATAAGATCGAGTCGGTCCATTCAAACTGGGCCAATTAAAAAGGTAATTGTCACACATTGAGAGATCGATGTGAAGATCTCAATGGGCCGGGTTCCACATCCAACATCGGGGCACACTGAACCGCCCACGTAAGCCCGGCAGCTGCGGACGGCGATGATGATAACCAGGACAATCGAGTGCTCTCTGGGTGAAACGGCAATGAACCGATCTCCGGATGACTCAACGGGGGCACACGAGATGTGGGATCCGCGATCTCGAGACCCATCCTCCCACCATGCTCCCCATGCCATTCGCATATATCGAccccatttgccatttgcaaaCAGCCCGTGGAGATCTGTGATCTGCGATCTGAGTGCCGCACTTCATGCGACATTTAAGTCGCAGTTGGAGATGGTATCTATTAATGGCTGTGAGTTCCAACCCATCGGCACCCCCAATCCAACCCAAATCCCTGCCCCCAATCGACGATCTTCGAGCGCAGCGAACAGGTTTCGTTTTGGCAATTGAACCCATTACTTTTATGCGGATTTCGTGCTAATTACCTTGCATTTGCTTACATTACCTTAAATTTGCGCTGTTTATTGGTCAAATCCTGTCCTGACTTTCTCACAGTGCATCGCATTCGAGTTGACGTCGCATGCATTAAATATGGCTTGACACATTTTCCTTGGCTTTTTGGCAATTGTTCTCTGAATTGTTGAACCCCAAACGAGTTTTTTTCCTGCGCCCAGTTTTCATCCTAAATAAAAGATTCCCTAATAATACGCTGGTAGCTTCGCTAGCCAATCATTTCGATTCGTGATGTAGTTTTTATGCGGAAGCAATATTTGGTTAAAGAAACCTACCTCAATGATGGTTTTCCGTACAAAAAATACCTTTTCTACGCCACTTTTCGggtcaataaaataatgacTAAAGGTCATTGAAGAAAATGTGCTTCCCCAGCTGGTCGATTAATcaaattacatatatttcgCCGCCCATCTGcattttcacacacacatgcatgcacAGGTATTTATCCGTGTCAAAGGGTCAATGTCAATCTGCCCGCATCGGTaaccaaaaaaaccaaaagttgGGCAACCGCGGAGGAGGTACGAATCTGCGATAAAAAAGTTAACAGATCGTCGGATCCAGCTTGTAATCCCCGCTCTATCCCACAAAACCCATATGGAAACGGTTAACGAGGCGTCAATGATacataaaaaacgaaacgaaacccatttaaatatacatcCCATCCCAGATTGGTTCGATATTTATGTGCGACTCTTCCCCCGATAATTTCTACAAAgacaaacaaagaaaagccataaaacatttgcataatattCAACATTTCACGCTACTTTGTTTGGAAATAGCCAAGTCCGCCTGCGAAACACATACGAAATTGTAAAACAAACCGttcggtttattaaaattgtgtaATAGGACAAACAAACTACTTGGCAAACTAAAAAGTGGGATAAAACGAGGATTATCGAGCAAGTGAAGCGGATAAACACAGTCCCGATTTAAGCCGAAGAAATGTTCATAAATCTAAGGGGCAGACAGGCCGAACAAGTTGAGCAGTTGAGCAAAATTGTAGCCGAATcgattatattattatttccattatgTCAGGTCGAAGCTGAAGTTGCTACTGCTGCGCGGACTACCGAATGCCCAATGGACCAGCTTCACTAGcaccgttttggccaaaaggcgcCGCCATTAATACAATCTGGCCCATAAACTGGGTCTCTTTCTCCCCGCCGCGCTCTGGTCTATTTTGGTTTGGCCGACTAACAGGCCAAACAAatctataaatatgcataaagcTGGCCAAAAGACAGGCGCATGGCTTCTGGCTCCTGGTCTTGCGAAAGCCGCGGGCAAAGCCCCCAGGCACTTAGCCCGGCTCAAACCGCTGATGGCCGATGCCAAGTGCTGGCCACAGATTTGTTGTCGACTCTAGGAAGTGACAAGGAATTATTTGATTGTCTCTCCGCTTTTCGGAATGCGAGCTCAATCATTATAAACCATTTTCGGTGGGAAACCAGTGCTGAAACTAGTGCTGAACACCGCTGAACATCGATTACATTACGGGCAAGTGGCCAAAGAGCTCCTCGACTTAAACGTCTATCGAAATTACTCGCAAAACACTCTCCACGCTTATCAACTCAACCccttacattatttttttaacttgtTTGCTATTCTGCATTACATTTGCATAAAGCAGCGGGAATGCTGCGCTTGGTGTACATATACTATGGAACCCTGCTACCTGGCTGGAGCAGCTTGCGGGCATTTGGACAAGGCCAGAGACACTTCAGCGAACTCTGGCTGAAGTATTGGGTAATCTATGCACTGCTGCAGGGACTCGGAGTCCTCACGGATTTCCTGCTCAGTGGCTTCTCCTTCTACGCTGGTCTCAAGCTCATCCTGTCCGTGGGCCTCTGGTTCAGTGCCCCCTACAGCACCAATCACCTGTTCAATCTGCTTGATGCGTACGCTATGGGGAAACTAGGAGCAGTCGTGGAGAATGGTGTTCGCTGGCACGGGCAAATCAGTAGAAACATTTTTCGCGGCTTTATGCAATCACCACTGGTGACAGTGATAATGCCAAGGGGCGAGGATGAGCATATCACGGAGCCGCGGATCAATAAACGTCTCCTGAAAAGAGAACTGTCAAATCTCATGACGCAGATTGCAAGGGAAACGGCCGACCATCGCCATCAGCAAGAGCGCCCTATGATGCGTCATTCCCCTCGGCATTTACGAGCAGCTGAACCGGACAAATTGAACGGGGATTCCATGCACAATGTCGTCGAGTATTTCGACCAAAGATGGGGAGATCAGCAGTAGTCCGGCCTACTATAAGCCAACTTCAGCCGGTCCAAAGAAAGAACAGCCATTGgcattattttcttttcctgTCCTTTCCAAATTTTACTAAGTAAAACCCGAGTTGGATAATCCAAAACCTTGGTGTTGAATCACGCTTGGGGAGTTTACagaagagcagcagctgccattaATCTTCAATTAGAAAAGTTCAATGCCAGCGGACGGGCATGTTAATTGATTCATGGAACGGCGCCAGGAATCGATGATCCAGCGATCAGTAGCGATTTGTTGGCCATTGGCGCACATTGTTATTACAAATTGGCGAACAAAACTGCGGCCGATCAATTGTTGAAAGCAAAGCAGAACGCTGCACGGACCTTTGGCGGCGATGCAGCTGATTAATGGAGAACGGCGAAGGGCaggcgaaaacaaaagactgAAGCAACGAACTTGCGGCGACGGTCGGGACGCGTGTTGCGGCTTTTTGGGGAATGCTGTTCTGTTGCTGTCGCTGGCAACAATCTTAATGCAATTAGCACACTATTAATCTTGATCAAAATCCGAACTCAGCAAATTCGCAATAACAACCGCAATGTAAGTGACGCATTCGTCAGCGCATTGTAAAgcaatttgtttcaatttcgtGGATCTGATTCggcaaacaaattctcgatGGGGGTCGAAACAGCTTCTAGAAGCAATAAGGCGGTTAATCACctaaataacatttattgccttattaatttcctGTATTTCATGTGATGATGTAGAAACAAGCGTTAGCTTTGCTAATCAGGAAGGAGATGGAATAATAAACTCTATTGATCTGCGGACAAAAGACAATCAAACTATTAAAGTGTTCTATCTTTATTACAAACGAGAGCATGGAAACTCGTTTACCCAAGAgattgaaattataaaaacacaTACACGATTCTAAAACACCTTACAACAGCTTGCACTTAATCATTGGCATTCAGAGGTTATTCCATCAGCTGCCTGCACCCACGTCGCGGAGTCATTAGCTCCTGGCCAAAGTTCCTTAGCCTTTGGCCGCGTCCTCTCAATTCTCGGAAGGAACGGGTGCCCGCCTGGGGTAAGCTCCATTTAAATTTGGGTTAATCAGCGATAAAGCGCGCATTGCCATTGACAGCAAGGAGGAGCACGAAAAAAACGAGGCGAAGAACGAAGCGGAGTGCGAAATAAGATGGtgcatttacatattttgtaaaaaaataacaataataataagacGTGCAATTAATAAATCGGCTTTGTCTCGCATCGCtaattgtttgccattaatttgcataacaaaattaattggcggcatttatgcaaatcccGAAAGCCCACAAAAAATCACTTCCTAGGCGATGCGGCTGTCGTTGTGCCAAAGATGACACCCCAGCGGAGATGGGGATCGGACCAAAGCCACTTGAATTGAAGTTCAAGTTTTCGCAATTGACccacaaattaattatgcatgcaTGCTGGTAATTGTGAATTTGCCTTTTACAATCGCACACGTAATGCCTCTGCGTTATTTCCGtcaacatttcatttattagaCGCAATTACAATTGatttgggtttcggtttcggtttcggtttcaatgGCTGAGGTTTCTGTGAATGGGAATGGTATGGGAACCTTTTCTTGATGGCTTTTTGAATGCCTGCCCAACCGAAATGTCATGAGCGAGCGCTCGGCTTTGGACAGGGTCAAGACTTTTTGGCTCATTGTGCGAAAGAAATTTCggccgaaaaccgaaaaccgatCTGAATCAGAAGCCAATGATCCTAACCTTGGATTGGCCGAAAATTACCCGAATGAGCCATGTTTTTCAGTAAAATCGGTTCCCACGTGTCAGAACCATTTACATATTAcacacaaatgaaatgcacgcattaataattttaattaaaatccgtTTATTGCAATTACAAAGGGATAATCAAATCGGAAAGCTCTTTTACGGCCAGttaacaaatttatggcaaatttattaattggTTTATTGCACCGCGTCTGATGTTTATAACAAATACTCGACTCGATTCGTGATTTGTGTGCCTTTAGCGATACTCTGTTAATGTGAAGTACACCTTAACCTGGGCCAACTCCGCTCGGTGGAAACTGAAGGTGGTGAAGAGTCCGTAGTCACCGGAGGGCAGGGGCATCATGTCCAGAACCTTGACGGGAAACCGGAAGTGCTCCAACACTATTTCCGGCTGTAATCGATAGAAGAACTGAAGTAACGAGCTATGCAATCATTTCTTAGGCAAACTCACTGGAATCGGACACTTGTTCACATTGGTTCTGTTCCCGAAACTGCTCAGGATGATGTTTATGAAGGGGTGGTTCCGCTTCTCCAGATACTCGCACACATCCGACTGGCGGATATTGTATAGGAAGGGCTTGTAGCCACTGGCCTTCTTCAGCAGCTGCATGCGCATCTGAAGGAGAAACATGTTGGCATTATACTAAGGTGTACTATGCGCCAGCAGGCTGTGCTTTACACTTTACACACAACTGGCAGTTGATCATCGACGCACTTTTCAACAATAGATTGATACACACGCACATCGATCTTAAGCTGCCAAATTCGATTATAACCCATGCATTAAATTCGGAATTTTCCAAAGAAAGAACACTTATTCTGGCAGTCCTAGTATCCACCGTACATTTTAGATATGTGTTTCTTTGGCCTTGTTTCGCAGTTCCTGTTCTTTGTTTACGGCACCATGGGACCCGCCTGGCAAACCTACAAGACCCTGAACAGCGGAGACGAGGAGTTCCTGGCCTGGGCCAAGTACTGGATAGTGTATGCCTTCCTGGTCACCTTCGAGGTGCTGGCGGACCTCTTCCTCTCCTGGCTGCCGCTCTACATGCCCACCAAGTTGCTCCTGGTCCTGTGGATCGTGCTTTCCGCTCCGGCCGCCAATGTCTGGATATTCGACGCCATACTGCGTCCGGTGCTGGCCAAGCGGCAGGAGCAGATCGATCACTTCCTGCACCGGGGCAAAGAGAAGCTCCTGAGCGACGCCATCGCCTCAATGACGCAACTGGTGGCACAGAGCCAAATCGTACTGCCTCTTGTGTCCAACTTCTGGTCGAGATCGAGCACAGCTCCCGTGCAGGACTCCACTGGAGAAGGAATTGGAGGCAGGACTTCCGAGGATTCTGACTCGGCCAACGTCTCTGTCCAAAATCTGTCCAGTGGTTCCAGTCCCGTTGGCAGCTTAGAGCACCTCCGCGACGACTCTGATGAGCTTCAGGTGGGCGTTTCGAAGGCCACCACACACCTGCAGGCGAAGCAGTCCCAGACCGACGTGTCGTCGGATTCACCCAGGATGCTTACTCGCCGAGCTCAACGCAAGTTCAAGAATGCCATTGCTATTTCCTCCGCCACCAAGCTGGAGGACCTCCATGATGAGGTGGaggatctgctggccaagtcGAGGATGGAGACCAGCGGCCAGGAAGTCCGTCAGCAGCGTCAACCGGGCAGCCGTCGCCGTCTCTTAGCACAATCATTTGTGAAACCCCAAACGGGGTTATAGTTATTCCATTAATTCAAAACATAAATTGGTTTTAAGCATGGATAGGTTTCAAGTTGTTTAAATACTAGTTTTTTGGATACTATATACTACTATAGATAGCTATTGAACTCACCGATACCGGACCTTTTGGCCATCGCAGGATGTTGGCCCGCAGACTCATTTCGACGACATCCCTCTTCACGGCGTACAATCGGCACAAGGAAATGGTGGTAAAGTTTTCGTCCGCACTCAGGCACTCGATGTTTGTGAACTTGGCAACTCCTTGGACCTGAAGTGGGCCAATGTTCGGTACATAATCCCAGCCAGCTTAGCTTGCGGGCGAACTTGCCTGCAAAATGGGCCACAGCCCAAACAAGAGGAACAACTCCGTCAACGTGGCCATCACTAAGTTCACCAGAGAGCCATTAAAAACTGGCAAACTGTGTCATTATAATGTTGACGAAAGTGGCAAAGGCCAGTCAAGCGAAACAAAACTCGATAGATATCAATCATTACGGGCAATTATCAATTCTGTTTAATTACTTGAACTTTCGAATTGTTGttgagttttaattaaacaaaaacgtaTGGGTCTGTATCCAACAGGCAGCACTTAACTAAACTAGGCGAATGTAAACTAGATTTGGGACAGGGTGTGTGAGGAgcgttgtgtgtgtttatggaATTGATTTGTTGTGTTTATGGCCCTAATCACTGGCCTCATcttcctcatcctcatcgctGGCATTGCTGGCCTCCTCGCTCTCCTCCGGTTCGCTCTCGCTCTTGGCCTTTTTCTTCTTGGCATCGCCGTCGGATGGGGGCTTGCTCTTCTTCTTGGCAGGCTCGTTGTCCTTCTCGTCGTCGGAGCTGGTGGAGTCGTCGTCCGATATGTACTCCTTGCTCTTGAAGCCGCTGCCCGAGGTATTCGCCTTCTTGGATGGAGAAGGCTCCGTCTTGCGCTTCTTGGAGGACTTTCCACCCTTCTCATCATCGCTGCCACCCGCTTCGGGCTTGTAGTTGCGCATCTCGTCGTGGTAGCGCTGCTTGTCCTTGGCTGCCGCATCCTCCCACTTGGACTTGTCCTTCAGCTCCTTCCACATCTCGCCACCCTTCTTGGCGATCTCGGTAACCTTTATGCCCGGATTTTCCCTCTTGATGCTCTCGCGCGTGTCGTTCAGCCAGAGCATGAAAGCGGTGGTGGCGCGCTTGGGTTTGCCAGAgtccttcttctttttggagGGTTTCTTctacaaaacatataaaaacaTGTTACTATAAGCTATAATAATAAGCAAACATTACTCACTGTTCGCTCTTTCTCCTTGtgtttcttctcttttttctctttcttctcggacttcttctccttctttttcttggCGCCATCAGAGTCGCCTCCGCCGCCACTAGCATCGCTGTCTTCGTCAGAATCACTCTCCACGTTGCTGTCATACTCCTCGGCCACATCGGACTCGTTCTCGTTGGGCTTGAAGTCCTCATCCGTGGACTCCTCATCCGAGTCgccatcgtcgtcgtcctcctccttttcccTGGCCTCAGCCTTGAGGCGAGCCAGATAGGCATCCGGTTCGTTCTCGTTGTCCGAATCGCCAAAGTCCACGTCCTTGTAGCCGCTCTTGTCCTTGCCCATGTTGCTGACATGCAACTTCTTCTGTGTGATGTAGTCGAAGAGCTTGGCATACTCCTCCTTCTCGATGGAGGAGAAGATGTGGACGGTTCCGTTCTTGAGCGTCACCTCGAAGTCGAAAGATCGCGTGGATCCGCCGCTGCGGGCAAAGTTCACAGAACTAATCTCCTCAAAGCG
This window contains:
- the LOC6735935 gene encoding uncharacterized protein LOC6735935, whose amino-acid sequence is MATLTELFLLFGLWPILQVQGVAKFTNIECLSADENFTTISLCRLYAVKRDVVEMSLRANILRWPKGPVSMRMQLLKKASGYKPFLYNIRQSDVCEYLEKRNHPFINIILSSFGNRTNVNKCPIPPEIVLEHFRFPVKVLDMMPLPSGDYGLFTTFSFHRAELAQVKVYFTLTEYR
- the LOC6735936 gene encoding receptor expression-enhancing protein 2, with protein sequence MCFFGLVSQFLFFVYGTMGPAWQTYKTLNSGDEEFLAWAKYWIVYAFLVTFEVLADLFLSWLPLYMPTKLLLVLWIVLSAPAANVWIFDAILRPVLAKRQEQIDHFLHRGKEKLLSDAIASMTQLVAQSQIVLPLVSNFWSRSSTAPVQDSTGEGIGGRTSEDSDSANVSVQNLSSGSSPVGSLEHLRDDSDELQVGVSKATTHLQAKQSQTDVSSDSPRMLTRRAQRKFKNAIAISSATKLEDLHDEVEDLLAKSRMETSGQEVRQQRQPGSRRRLLAQSFVKPQTGL
- the LOC27206192 gene encoding uncharacterized protein LOC27206192, whose amino-acid sequence is MLRLVYIYYGTLLPGWSSLRAFGQGQRHFSELWLKYWVIYALLQGLGVLTDFLLSGFSFYAGLKLILSVGLWFSAPYSTNHLFNLLDAYAMGKLGAVVENGVRWHGQISRNIFRGFMQSPLVTVIMPRGEDEHITEPRINKRLLKRELSNLMTQIARETADHRHQQERPMMRHSPRHLRAAEPDKLNGDSMHNVVEYFDQRWGDQQ